The window GAGAAGCGCTGGGGTGCGGGTTGGGAGTATTGATGCCTACTTGTCCAAAAATAGTTGCACTTATAAGAGATGCTGTTAATAAAATTGGTTTTTTTTTCATTTTAAAAGGTTTTTTAAGTTTAAAATCAGGATGAAACCTGAGGGGTATTCATTCAAGAGGTTTGTGTAAGGATGAGGCTTATAGTTCCGTTGCTTTATAATCTCTACCCAAATGGTTATATGAGGTGATATTCTTGAGGATATCCAGTGGATTGAAGGATTTAAAAATGCTATCTAAGGCCAATTTTGTATAGTTTTCCCAATTGCAACCTGTGATTTTATAAGGGGAACTTTGTAAAGGGGCGCTGTTAATGAGACTTTGCTTATGAATCTTGTGCCTGATTTAATAAATAGTACAGCCTGTTCGCATCAGGTAAACCTGGCAAATAAGGATGAATTAGGGTAAATTTTTCATTGAATAAAGGCTGCTTGATACCTAAATTAAATGAGCGGAAAAATGGAATGAATCTGAGGGGGAGGACGGTTGAAGTTTTGAGAAAAACTAAGATGAGAAAACCCATGATTTTTATGGATTTTATTCAGATAAATATCCAGCAAATGGAATAAAACAGATGTTTTGCTTTCAGGCTTAAGCAGAAGGAATTTCATCATGTGTTGTGGCCTGATAATTTGCTTTTCATTCTCAGAAAGCGCCAATAAAGATTTTTCTGATTGGCTATCTCTACTGAAAATTAATATGGTTTTATGACTGTTTTTAATAGGCTGAGAAAGGTTCACCTCTTTCTTTTGCTTTCTTTTGCTGGATATGAATGTGCTTTTTCTTTTGAAAACCTTCTTTATTTTTTCCTTTTTTGGATGGGAAACATATATTTGTTCCATACCTGAAACTATGGTGCCCTCTGATATAACAATAGCGGTTGATATATTTGGAGCCTCTAATGAAGGGGATTCGCCATGGTTACAAACAGCCTGTATGATCTGAAAATTGATCAGCAGTAAGACGAATAAGAAAAATCTCCTCCCTCCAAATGAATGCAGAGAGAAGAGTTGGTTCATCATGTTATTTTCAGAATCGGTTTTCATTTTGATGCAATATTATGACTGCCATAATCTCTGTACAAGTCTGATACATGAATAATTCGGAAAGTTTCATGTACTGTTTAATCTGTTTTACAAATTTGCTATACTGTAAATCAGTTAGTTGCATGATGTTAATGTATTTTAATAAAATTTAAAAAATCCCAATTAGGTATTTGAATTTTTGGGGTATATATTTCATTAAATTTGCGCAAATGATAAATATAAATAAGGTTTGTTGTTAAAAAGAATCAACCTTATGAAGAGTAATGAATCATTGAATTTTAAGGTTGATAATTATTAATATTTAAAATAAAAAATAGAGTAATAATTGCATTGAAGTTTCCTTAAGCTCATATTGAGATTAGATTACTGATAATGTTATTATCATAAATACTAGTTAAAACTTACTGAAATGAAGAAAATTTATTTACTTTTTATCCTTTTGTCTTTTTATGGAGCATTGGCCCAAAATGCAAAACCTCTGAATTCTGGATCCATGACAAAAGAGGTGATTATTGGGAAGTTGAAATATATCAAAGAGAATACTTCCCTAAATCCAAAACAAGAGGAAGCTGTATTGCTGCAACTTAAATTCGAATCAGAAAAAATAAAGTTTGAAGAAGGGGTTTTATTAAGTAGTGATTATTTAATGGCAACATATAGTGAACAAGATAAAAATAAGGAGATTGTTGCCCTGGGAAATGAGCTGAAGAAAATAATTAAAGATAGAAAAGATGACCCTACAGGGGTTATATCCAGTATATATAGAAAGAATGCATTGGCTTTAATGTATCTGGGCCTCGATAGTGATAGTAAAAGGGATGTGGAAACAGCCATTGAATTTGCAAAAACAATAAAGAATCCTGATCGGAAATACTTGAGACAGACTCAATGCTATATGGACCTGCATTCTTATTATGCCAGTATGAATCATCAATTTGAAAAAAAAATATACAAAGATTCAACTTTATACTATCTTAATAAGTCTTTGGATGCCGGACAAAAAATAAAAGATAATAACGGAGAAATATCGAATAAGATTAAGTATAATGAAGTTATTTTTATTTACATACGACTCGGTATATTCTATCTTGAATATTCTGATGAAAAAGGAAATCTTGGATTGGCTGAAAAAAATCTTCTGAAAGCAGAAAAACTCCAGGAAGAAACAAATGGTTTGCCTATCCGTTCACAAACCACGCTTTTTAATCAGCTGAGCTGGCTGTATATGGAAAAGAAGGAATACCAGAAGTCTATTGATTATGCAAATCGTTCATTGCAATTGGAAAAACAGCAAAGCCGTCCTTCTTCAAGAGTGGAATCTTTTGAATTCCTTGCCACCTGTTATATGGAAATTGGAGAGAAGGAAAAATCTAAATATTATATGAGGCAATATACCAACCTTAAAGATAGTATAACGATTACAGGGAGAACAAATGCCAATACTACAATAAAGAAAATGGTTGCAGAAGTAGATAACGGGCATAAGGAAAATTCAAAAAAACAGTTGATGATCATTGGTATTCTCATTCTTATGGCAACAGTGGTTACTATTATCCTTTGGAGAAGAAAAAAAGGATCATTCATAAGAAATATGAGGAATTGATTACTAAGATCAATGATGAAAAGAAAGCGTCAGAACCGTTACCAGATATTAAAGATAATGAATCGAAGTCATCAGTTGTGATCACAGACGAAACAGTAAAATCACTACTGCCTAAGCTTGAAAAATTCGAAAATTCAGATAAATACCTTCGTAAGGACTTAAGCCTTAGTTGGATGGCTAATCATCTTAATACCAATCCAAAATACCTTTCTGAGGTCATTAAAGGGTATAGAAATCATAATTTCACCAGTTATATCAATGAACTCCGCATTAATTATATCATCAGGAAACTCTATGAAAACCCAATCTACAGGGAATATAAGATAACTTATCTGGCGGAAGAATGTGGCTACACAACGCCACGTGTATTTGTGAATGCTTTCAAAAAAGAAACAGGTTTTACCCCTTCTTATTTTGTGGAACAATTGAAAGCTTCTGCATAATGATCAATTTATTTACCATCAGCTCCAGGAGTCTTGA of the Chryseobacterium capnotolerans genome contains:
- a CDS encoding helix-turn-helix domain-containing protein; translated protein: MITKINDEKKASEPLPDIKDNESKSSVVITDETVKSLLPKLEKFENSDKYLRKDLSLSWMANHLNTNPKYLSEVIKGYRNHNFTSYINELRINYIIRKLYENPIYREYKITYLAEECGYTTPRVFVNAFKKETGFTPSYFVEQLKASA